The sequence below is a genomic window from Salvelinus fontinalis isolate EN_2023a chromosome 19, ASM2944872v1, whole genome shotgun sequence.
gtaatccgacTGGCCCCGCGGCCTTTTCGTCTGaagcagctggtgctctcatccatgcttcagtgttgcttgcctcgaagcgagcataaaaaggcatttagggcctcccgggtggcgcagtggtctagagcactgcatcgcagtgctagctgcgccaccagagtctctgggttcgcgcccaggctctgtcgcagccggccgcgaccgggaggtccgtggggcgatgcacaattggcttagcgtcgtccgggttagggagggttttgccggtagggatatccttgtctcatcgcgctccagcgagtCCTGTGGCGGgacgggcgcagtgcgcgctaaccgaggggggcgggtgcacggtgtttcctccgacacattggtgcggctggcttccgggttggaggcgcgctgtgttaagaagcagtgcggcttggttgggttgtgtttcggaggacgcatggctttcgaccttcgtctctcccaagcccgtacgggagttgtagcgatgagacaagatagtaattactaacaattggataccacgaaattgggaagaaaagggggttaaaaaatacatttaaaaaagacaGTCGTgtagagggcacaacaaaacctattccccctcaggagactgaaaagatttgggatgggtcctcagatcctcaaaaggttctacagctgcaccatcgagagcatcctgacaggttgcatcactgcctggtatggtaactgctcgttCTCCGACTGCAAgggactacagagggtagtgcgtacgacccagtacatcaccggggccaagcttcctgccatccaggacctctataccaggcggtgtcagaggaaggtgtcagaggaaggccctaaaaattgtcagactccatcCACCAGAATACCGCagtgccaagtctagatccaagaggcttttaaacagcctctacccccaagccataagactcctgaacatctaatcaaatggctacccggacaatTTGCATTGCCCAAGTATTTAACTTGATCTGAATAGTTGTCATGGTGTTGTATTCCCTGCAACAGTCTCCACTTGACCGAGAGGCAAAAGCGGCGGCGAAACGAGTCTTAGGATATCGAAAGTACAGTGGCAGTTAAGTTTAgctgtacagtaccagtaaacacacctattcattcaagggtttttatatagctttactattttctacattgtggaataatagtgataACATAGCTATgcaataacacatggaatcatgtattaaacaaatcaaaatatattttagattcttcaaagtagaccccctttgcctttatgacagctttgaacacttggcattctgtcaaccagcttcacctgtaatgcttttccaaaagtcttgaaggagttcctacatatgctgaacacttattggctgcttttccttcactctgcggtccaactcatcccaaaccatctgaattgggtggaggtcaggtgattgtggaagccaggtcatctgatgcagcactccatcactctccttcttggtcaaatagcccttagacagcctggaggtgttttgggtcattgtcctgttgaaaaacagattATAGTGGGACTAAgtgtaaaccagatgggatggcgtattgctgcagaatgctgtggtagctatgctggttgtgtgccttgaattctaaataaatcacagacggtgtcaccagcaaagcacccctacaccatcagACCTCCTTCTCaaagcttcacggtgggaactacacatgcagagatcatccgttcacctactctgcgtctcacaaagacacggcggtttgaaccaaaaatatcaatcaaatttggactcctcagaccaaaggacagatttccaccggtctaatatcaattgcttgtgtttcttggcccaagcaagtctcttcttattattggtgtcctttagtagtggtttctttgcagcaattcaatcacaaaggcctgattcccgcagtctcctctgaacagttgatgttgagaagtgtctgttacttgaactctgtgaagcatttatttgggccgcaatttctgaggctggtgattctaatgaacttatcctctgcagcaggaaTAACTCGGGgtcttcctgtggcggtcctcatgaaagccagtttcatcatagtgcttgatggtttttgctactacttgaaaaaactttcaaagtccttgaaattttccagattactttaaggtcagtcaatgatggacttctctttgcttatttgagctgtttttgccataatatggacttggtcttttaacaaatagggttatcttctgtataccacccctaccttgtcacaacacaactgatttgctcatacgcattaagaaggaaaaacaTATAAAAAACTTTTAgcaaggcacaactgttaattaaatgcattccaggtgactacctcataaagctagttgaaagaataccaagagtgtgcaaagctgtcatggcgaagggtggctactttcgaGAAAtgttaatataaaatatattttttatttgtttcaacacttgtttttggttactacatgattccatatgtgttcattgtttgtcttcactattattctacaatgtagaaaatagtacacaaaaaaaacttgaatgagtaggtgtgtcaacttcaTACTGGTAATGTATGATTAACAAACATTATTCATAAAACAATGTAAGTCTCCTTCTGGAATAAACTCCAGAAGTCCCCTCCCCTAGTTATTCAGCCAGAATTGACTTATTTAGTTTTTTACAGTTATAAGTCCGGTCACGGGATACTCTGCTATcgccaggaggagacaggaaggaAGAATGTTCCTTCCATGAGTGCACAGAGATATTCGCGGCAAGAATATGGCCTTTGTAGATTCCCAATCCCACTCCATTTCTACCCAATTATTTTATGAACGCACTCTGAGTGGAAACGTCTCAAACCGTGAGAAAGCAGTGCAAAGTTCAACTTGCCTCCTGTGAACCACtgttatagagccccacagtgggaGTGTCACAATACCAATAAAACCTAGCGAATTTTAGAAACACtgaaaataagggctgtgttttgtgtaagcTTACACTAGCGAggcgttttgataaccgtgtaaatctctaggacaaggtgattTATATTTGGCTCTTTTTACTGATTTTGAAAATGCTCATTAGCattaaagtagacatcatgcaagattACAAATTCCTGCATGTCATGTCTAGCTGACACCTTAgataacaggtattgtgtcaatttaaaacataCAAGACATTCAGAATTGTCAATTTTAAAGAAATGTAGACgatttattcattactacatttagctaacattagttaaTCCAGACAtttttacctttgcctcgattcggcagtctcatccagatcatggcatttgtagtttatgatagccacattagcatttaATTTTTGGGGTAAATACAGGGGAATATATTAGTAAGTCACTTTGTCCTTAAGAGAtatacacggttatcaaaatgtcacaccagggtaagcctacacgaaacagactttattaagtgtttctaaaatcccctttgGGCAAAATTTAATGGTGGAAAATTATTCCAATTGTTTTTccttgtttgaccactaggttttatgggtattaatGGTACTGTATTGGTTAACTGATAAGAGCTAACCATTCCTACAAGAAGTATAAAGATATTGGGGAGCTGTTGGAAGCATTATTCAAGAAACTAGTGTTTCTCAAGACATTTGGCCAAAGGAGATGGTGCAACAAAACAGGGTGGTAAATGAACAATAAAGTATTCTTCTTGATTTTAGATTTACTGAATATACACATTTATTTAAATGTGCGGAGTCAGACAAGAGTAAGATCTCATTTCATGAAATAACCAAGCATGACAACAGAAATGTTAAAACAAATGTAGACTTTATGGAGTTCCTGGGCTGTACAACCAGTTGAGAACATTCACTAGGAAATTGCTGGTGGAGGACGGCTTGACTTGGTCCGTAGCGGCGGCTTGTCAGTCTTGTATTCTCAGTATGACCATAGGTGTTCCACAATAGGCATTCAGCATTCACATGCAACACAGTCACAAACATACCTGGGTCCAACACATACGTAAAATACATGCGGTGGGCTTGATTTCTTGTTTTGTACCATTTGAATAGGCCAAAAAGTGCCAACTAAAATCACCCCGCAAGCTACTCCACTAAACTAAGCACACCTCTAGAATTACAAAGTATTTTACATATGCATTTGCCCCAGATATTGTAGCAGAGGGCATACTACTGGAATTTAAGGCATCTCACAGGGACGAGGTGTGGGCTGACCACAGAGGTCATGGTTCTACACTGCCAGCGATCGGCCCAGTCAGTTCTTAGACACCGTACTTCCCTTTAAGCTCCTCTACCAAGGCAATGTACTCCTTCCTGGCATCATCTTGGCTCTTTCCTGTAAGAGGCACAAGGAAGAGAAAAAACACATTcataaaacatgctaataacagGTTACTGTTCAGATTGTCTGGCTCAACCAGTACACGTATGACTGTAAATGCATTGAGCTGAAGGGATCCACAGCTGTCTAAATCCGATTCCCTGTGGAGTACAAATCACTTAAGGTGAACAGTGCCCTCTACAGTTGAAATGTGGGCAGGACTACAGGAAACAcacctttctccttctcccaggCGTCCCACTTGGCTTTCCCAGTGAAATCAAGCATCCCAGGACGAGCTTCAGAAACAAAGTAAAAAACACAATCAACAGACTATACCCAATACAATGAGTCATCTACACTTGAGGGGTATCACAAAGCACTGGATGCTGGCTTACCGGTGTTGACATCGCCCACTTTGGCCTGTTTGAACAGAGCATAAACCCTGAGCATCTCTGCATCTGCTGGCTTGGCCTTAAGCTGCTTCACCTCCTCTGCAGCCTTATCAAAGTCTGCCTGGGTGGGATAGAAGCAAAATATGTGATTTAAAGTCAGCTAAATAGAGAAAGAAAAGCCTACACCTGAAAATGGCTGCTTCCAAGTGAAATCGGAGAGATTTGATGGCTTTAGACATGAAAGGTTCCTGTACAATCTCATTACAAAATGCCAGCAACCTTACAGCAAATCTATGTCAGAAAAAGGCTAAGCTAGATAATCACCGGATAGCAATTGAGAGAGTTAGCACTGGCGTACATTGAACCTTGATCTCATATAGGTCTATTTGGCTTAGCCTACAGGTATTAAATCTGCATCAAAGTCATGATGACATTCCATTGTGAGCAACTGGAGACCAGAATGGCAGAACATAGAAACTGGCCTCAACCAGAGCTACTGAGTATGGAAACCAATCATTGTTGCTGAAAAGGAGGTCTATGCTGccaagaaagaaaaaaacaggCCCCCCAGCAGTACAATGGGTCCTCTGAGTGGGCTGAGCAACACTACAAAATGCCACACTGGATGTGTCACCCTGCCAACTGTGccaggggggaagagagacaaaacactggctgcttttccttttgtatagcctAGGAACATAGGCAGTCTGTTGCCTCCACTTATAGTTTGGCCATTATTAGTGTCACTGAAATGTTTGGTGTCAGATGGCCTGGATGTTGCTTTTGCAACCCACCCAGAGGAAAGATTGGATTGCAAATCACCCTGGTCAGAGTCCAAGTAGAGGTAATAACCTGGGGGAAGGACCTAACCCTTATCTGTACAGCCTCAAAGGCAGGTTTTAAAAGACAACACATTTAAGTGTTTTGGggttcctgagtggcgcagcggtctaaggcactgcatctcagtgctagaggcgttactacacaccctggtttgattccaggctgtatcacaaccggccatgattgggataCCCATAGGGCGGCGCTCAATTGGcacagtgtcgtccgggttagggtttggccggggcaggccgtcattgtaaataagattttgttcttaactaacttccctagttagataaaggttaaataaaaaaagtttcCAAAAAAGTGTGCATCTATTAGCTTTGTGCACCTGCTCACTCAGACATTGTAAATGTTATACCACAAAACAGTTCCAGGGAAAAAGCTTTGCATTGCCCACCATTTACAGTCCTAGTCCTGCCAGATACAAAAGCATTGTGTATCAATGCAAATATAATGCTCATTTGAGTCTAGGTCGATCCAGAGAAGGAAGGAGACAACCCGGCAAGGTGCTTATGTATGAGAGTGTAGCAGCTACCTACAAAATAATCTGGCCTGAAGGTAATGGCTAAACAAGCACATTATCTGAACTTAAATTAATAAACAACCAAGGTCTTGAGTTTTAATGTTGCAATATGTGTGAGGCAACACACTAAAAATGTGACACAGCCAAAACCAATGTAATCTAATCTACTCAGATAAACAGATATCCAATATGCTTTGCCCTCTGCTTCAATAGCAGGACAGAGATCAGGTTGCCAAACTCACTGATTAAAATATTATCCATCTCCCTGGCTACAACTCACCTGTGAACTTTTATAAGGGGGTATTCATTACGGAAACATTTACCGTTTTAAGAACGAAACGGAAGTAAGCAGCgtaaaacgagagtttctatttaACAAATTCAGTTAGGTCCCGCCCTGTTTCGTTTGCTTCcgttttaagaaacgttttgcgaCAGAATCGGCGTAATGAATATGCCCCCAGGTGAGTGGCAGAGGGCATAAGCTGAAGGGACAAAGTACAAACCGGTCAAATAAATGTGATCAACTCCAACagtgcttttaccttcaatttgaTGGAACTGCATactttttttcaaatcaaatacttacttacaagcccttaaccaacaatgcagttaataaAAAATACCTACAAAGaatataattaaagagcagcagtaaaataacaatagcaaggctatatacagggggtaccggtacaatgtgcgagggcaccggttagtcgaggtaatatgtacatgtaggtaaagttaaAGTGAGTATGCATAGATAACCAGAGTAACCGGGGGCGCAATGCAAATAgcctgggtagctatttgattagatgttctggAGTCTTAtaggcttggggtagaagctgtttagaagcctcttggacctatacATATACCTAATTTAGGTATATGTAAACATATAACgtgactaatatatatatattcattccTCTAACCAGAAACACAGATGCTTGCCTTTTTTTCTGCAAGTTGTTCAATAATGGGTTTATTAAATGGGAGTTTATGACCCTGCGTTCCGGGCGCGAGCCTTCTTGCCTTCGAGTGACCATGTGATTAAAAGGGTTGCGCAAAACGGCAACATTTCTTCCTTCATCCTATAAGAACAAGCTAAACTTTAGTCAACGTTAGATATAATTACTTTCACATGCTTCTTCTCACCAGGATATTACGCAAGCAATCATATACAACAGAGGCGCGTGTGAAGTCCACACACAATCAGTGCCTTGGGCTATGTCAAAGCCGCACCACACCCTTCAAGCAGGGTGACTGAGTGCCAAAGCCAGGCAATCCTCTGGCGCTCTGGTTTGCCAGTGACATTAGCTTGCTAGATATTGAGCTGTCAAACAAATGAAATGGTGGTTTCATCGGGTTGAAGCATGGGCATTGCGCCTTTTTAAAGGCAATAACATTAATCAAGTTCAATTCAAAATTGCCACAAGACCGACGGGGATACCTAGTAACTTAGTTACTATAAGTAGTGGTGTCAAGTGCCAACCCCAGTTTGGCAAAAACGATACGCTCTTTACTTGTGttctagctagcaagctaactgaCCGTTAGCTGACAAAGCCTAGTCGACATGTTAGTGAAACTGCACTTGGACCAGGAAATCAAAATAATACAGCTACCTATGCATGTTATGGCAACGAGCTACAATATAATGTAAAACAAAATACAAATTCGATCCAAACCTCAGACATGATTCAATTCCTTTTGAAGGCCCTTAGTACAGTCACAGAACACTGCTGGCGTCCACAGCCCAGAACTAACGGAAAGGAGAGTAGACCGTTCCTAATGTGTGTGTCGTGAGCAACAGCGTGAGCAACAATAGTGGAATCGGTGGTTCGCCTTGAAAATAAGTCACCCATTGAAACATGCAAACGGATAAAGTGCCCAACGTTCTGAAGTCTATACATTCACAGTGCGATTGTGTCAAATTAactaattattgtatttttttgaatatatatatatataacattccaaccttgtttagcGTTATCGGTTAGCATCAGTTTCAAttggggacttttattttgaaggcaaaccggcGACTATTGTTGCTAATGCTGCTCACGACACAGTGATCTGTGTCAGTAGCGTTTCGCTACTGTGCAAGGGGATACCGCCCCTCAATTCCATTGGTAGATTTAACTAATGACATTCACGCATCATTTCGGTTAGTTGGGGTGAGTAAAGGTAACCAATCAAATCCCTCAATTCATTGGCACGAGTAGTGGTCCCACTACAGTAGGGCACGGGGTCATGGGAATGTGTGTCTGCAACAATTAAATATGTATCTCTACTAAAGACAACACAGTCTTCTCCAATAGGTCGTTATCATTAAAACGTCACAATTAGGTGAAGAACGTTAGATTTGCCTGCTGGTGGGCAAGGAGAACACCAGCTCCGCTAAAACCACTGACTTCTGTTTTAAGTGATTGTTAAATAAATTAACTTTTTGGTTGTAATATCACCACTTGAAGAGCATGGTCAGAACCACACATTTCCGAATATTCCATGCAAAACAATTGCGCACATTTAGCTCAGAGTTAATACAAGAAACTGCATGCTTTTCATGATCAGTGATCATCAATAGGGGAGGCGCATGAAGATGCGGCCCACATATACTTACAACAAATTCCTTGTTTTGCTAAATTCGTCGTCTTGTACATTGCTCTCTTACCTTTTTTTTGTATGTTCAAAAGCACAGTATACACATTATGCCAATTTTAGCTTCAAGGTGCCAGCAATTAGAAAAAACGAAAAAGTAGATTGTGCTGATTTATTGGGGGACATTGAACCATGTCCGCGCGGTAGTTAAAACATTCAGCTGATAGGGTTTTCCCTAATTACCAGAGCCACAAAGGTAAAATTGGCTAGATTgtaaaaaaatatgaaaacaaaCAGCAGGTTTTTAGTCTTTTAATAGAAAGGTTTGAGTTAGGCATACGTTTATCAGTGTggctaaggttaggtttaaaaaaaCCTTAAGAAGATAACTTGTAGAAAtgggcggggtttatgactttggctgtggtaactagtgacgaccagtGTATAGTGATAAAATGATGTCATATCTGAATTCCAACATCTTTATGCACGTTCGCAATGGATCATGTAATTTCAAATCGTCTATGTGAGGGTAGCCTTATGATATCTCTCATCGGATTTTTTAAAGAATTATTGCAATTTCAGAAAATGCCCATAATATATTTGCAATAGTAGTGGAATAATtgtttcacagtattacttaACCAGCAGTGTTTTGATTGGCGGTGATATTCACCCATTAATTTATCCTGCTGGACCAGCATCCTTTGTCAAAATGAGAAAGCTTTTTTGGCTTTGGTGCCTTGTTCTTCTCTGGTAGGGTTTAGCAGAAGTTGGCATCCAATGTGTTGCATTAGTGCCACCAACAGGACTGGAGTATAAATACATCCATTATACTTGGTGATACACGTGATACACGCCAACTAACCCCCTACACTCATAAAAAAGCACTATCCCATTCCCCTATTTTAACCCTATCTGATCCTACACCAGGCCAACAGCCTGGGAGGACAGGACACTACCATTCAACACCCCCTGTAACTCTTTTGCAATAGAATCTCGTTTTTTGTGTGtgctttttttcacctttatttaaccaggtaggccagttgagaacaagttctcatttacatttgtgacttaaagcaaagcagtgcaacaaaaaacaacacaagagttacacatgggataaacaaaagtacagtcaataacacaatagaaaaaaaaaatatatatatatatatatatacagtgtgtgtaaatggagtaaggagggaaggcaataaataggacaATAgtagtgaaataattacaatttagcaaattaacactggagtgatagatgtgcagatgatgatgtgcaagtagaaatactggtgtgcaaaagagcaaaacaagtaaataaaaacaatatggggatgaggtaggtagttggatgggctatttacagatgggctgtgtacagctgcagcgatcggtaagctgctcagatagctgatgtttaaagttagtgagggagatatgtctccaacttttgatttttgcaattcattcctgtcattggcagcagagaactgaaaggaaaggcggccaaagaggtgttggctttggggatgaccagtgagatatacctgctggagtgcgtgctacgggtgggtgttgttatggtgaccagtgagctgagataaggcggagctttacctagcaaagacttatagatgacctggagccagtgggtctggcgacgaatatgtagcgagggccagctgattagagcatacaggtcgcagtggtgggtagtatatggggctttggtgacaaaacggatgacactgtgatagactgcatccagtttgctcagtagagtgttggaggctattttgtaaacgacatcgctgaagtcaaggatcggtaggatagtcagttttacgagggtatgtttggcagcgtgagtgaaggaggctttgttttgagaaataggaagccgattctagatttaattttggattggagatgcttaatatgagtctggaaggagagtttacagtctagccagacacctaggtagttgtccacatattctaagtcagaatcgtccagagtagtgatgctagtcgggcgggtgggtgcgggcagcgatcggttgataagcatgcatttagttttactagcgtttaagagaagttggaggccacggaaggagtgttgtatggcattgaagcccgtttggaggtttgttaatgtaacggatgtgaaatggctagctagttagcgggtatgcgctagtagcatttcaatcagttacgtcacttgctctgagacttaagtagtgttgccccttactctgcaagggccgcggcctttgtggagcgatgggtaacgatgcttcgtgggtgactgttgtcgatgtgtgcagagggtccctggttcgcgcccgtgtcggggcgaggggacgacgtaaagttatactgttacattaaaaccgtgtccaaagaagggccagaagtatacagaatggtgttgtctgcgtagaggtgaatcaaggaatcacccgcagcgaaagcgacatcattgatatatatatacagagaaaagagtcggcccgagaattgaaccatgtggtacccccatagactgccagaggtccagacaacaggccctccgatttgacacactgaactctgtctgagaattagttggtgaaccaggcgaggcagtcatttgagaaaccaaggctgttgagtctgccaataagaatgcagtgattgacagagtcgaaagccttgaccaggtcgttgaagacggctgcacagtactgtcttttatcgatggcaattatgatatcgtttaggaccttgagcgtggctgaggtgcacccatgaccagctcggaaaccggagtgcacagtggagaaggtacggtgggattcgaaatggtcagtgatctgtttattaacttggttttcgaagactttagaaaggcagggcagaatggatataggtctgtaacagtttgggtctagagtgtcaccccctttgaagagggggatgaccgtggcagctttccaatcctttaggaatctcggacgatacgaaagagaggttaaacagactagtaataggggttgcaacaatggtggcggatcattttagaaagagagggtccagattgtctagcccagctgatttgtacgggtccaggttttgcagatctttcagaacatctgctatctggatttgggtgaaggagaagctggggaggcttgggcaagtagctgcaggGGATGCGGAGGTgttggttggggtagccaggaggaaagcatggccagccatagagaaatgcttgttgaaattctcgattatcgtggatttatcggtggtgacagtgtttcatagcctcagtgcagtgggcagctgggaggaggtgctcttattctccatggactttactgtgtcccagaactttttggagttagagctacaggatgcaaatttttgTTTAAAAAGCTAGCATtttctttcctaactgactgtgtgtattggtcccggacttccctgaaaagttgcatatcgcggggactattcgatgctagtgcagtacgccacaggatgtttttgtgctggtcgagggcagtcaggtctggagtgaatcaagggctgtatctgttcttagttctacattttttgaaagggtgaggaaattccttttaatgaacaacaaggcatcctctactgacgggatgaggtcagtatccttccaggatacccgggccaggtcgattagaaaggcctgctcgcagaagtgttttagggagcgtttgacagtgatgaggggtggtcgtttgaccgcggaaccataacggatgcaggcaatgaggcagtgatcgctgagatcctgtttgaaaacagcagaggtgtatttggagggcaagttggtcaggagaatatctatgagggtgcccatgtttacggatttagggttgtattTGGTTGGTTccatgatcatttgtgtgagattgagggcatctagcttagattgtaggactgccgagGTATTAagtatatcccagtttaggtcacctaacagaacgaactctgaagatagatggggggcaatcaattcacatatggtatccagGGCACatctgggagctgagggggggtctataacaggtggcaacagtgagagacttatttctggagagaatcatttttaaaattataagcttgaactgtttgggcatagacctggaaagtatgacagaactttgcaggctatctctgcagtagattgcaactccaccctcTTTAGCAGCTCTATCTTGAcaaaaatgttgtagttggggatggagatCTCCACATTTTTGgtagccttcctaagccaggattcagacacggcaaggacatca
It includes:
- the LOC129816890 gene encoding acyl-CoA-binding protein-like, with the protein product MSEADFDKAAEEVKQLKAKPADAEMLRVYALFKQAKVGDVNTARPGMLDFTGKAKWDAWEKEKGKSQDDARKEYIALVEELKGKYGV